From the Sporohalobacter salinus genome, one window contains:
- the cbiT gene encoding precorrin-6Y C5,15-methyltransferase (decarboxylating) subunit CbiT: MSRWNFQTPGIPDEIFIRDEVPMTKEEVRAVTISKLRLKRDSIVCDIGAGTGSLSIEAGLIADQGRVWSIERESEGIELINRNCEEFEVDNIEVINGEAPAALEEIPVVDRVIIGGSGGHLPEILSVLDEKMTVDGRIVINAITLETLSTAKEALSKLDYNFSIITVSITRTREVGNYHMFKAQNPIYIIVGERRR, translated from the coding sequence ATGAGTAGGTGGAACTTTCAGACACCGGGAATCCCTGATGAAATTTTCATTAGGGATGAGGTGCCTATGACTAAAGAAGAGGTTAGGGCAGTAACCATTTCTAAACTTCGCCTGAAGCGGGATAGTATTGTCTGTGATATCGGTGCTGGAACTGGATCTTTAAGCATTGAAGCGGGGCTGATTGCTGATCAAGGTAGAGTGTGGTCTATCGAGAGAGAGAGTGAAGGAATAGAATTAATCAATCGAAATTGTGAAGAATTTGAAGTGGATAATATTGAAGTTATTAATGGTGAGGCTCCAGCTGCTTTGGAAGAAATTCCAGTTGTAGATAGAGTTATCATTGGCGGCAGCGGCGGTCATCTGCCGGAAATATTATCTGTACTTGATGAAAAGATGACAGTTGATGGTAGAATAGTTATTAATGCTATTACTTTAGAAACATTATCAACAGCTAAAGAAGCTTTAAGCAAATTAGATTATAATTTTAGTATAATAACGGTCAGTATTACCCGAACAAGAGAAGTAGGTAATTATCATATGTTTAAGGCACAGAATCCTATCTATATTATTGTTGGAGAGAGGAGAAGATAA
- the cbiE gene encoding precorrin-6y C5,15-methyltransferase (decarboxylating) subunit CbiE, with amino-acid sequence MENQIYILGIGPGSKEYLLPITERLAAKADVLIGGKRALKLFSQLDKEEIVIKADLGRILSYIQDNYQTKQIAVLVSGDPGLYSMLNYLSKYFSKDKLKVVPGVSSLQLGFAKAKLVWQDAEITSLHGRDRSELLTLIEQEKKVGFFTDHKFPPDEIAQYLLDNGIQDRQAFVGECLTYEDERIIDGSLEEITTYDNFGMSVMVIYDE; translated from the coding sequence ATGGAAAATCAAATCTATATCCTAGGTATTGGACCTGGCAGTAAGGAATATCTATTACCGATTACTGAACGATTAGCAGCGAAGGCCGATGTCTTAATCGGCGGTAAGCGGGCTTTAAAATTATTTTCGCAGTTAGATAAAGAAGAGATAGTAATTAAGGCTGATTTAGGACGGATTTTAAGTTATATTCAAGATAATTACCAGACAAAACAGATAGCTGTCTTAGTTTCAGGAGACCCAGGGCTTTACAGTATGTTGAATTATCTGTCGAAATATTTCAGTAAAGATAAATTAAAGGTAGTGCCTGGGGTAAGTTCGCTGCAGTTAGGCTTTGCTAAAGCAAAGTTAGTTTGGCAGGATGCTGAGATTACTAGTCTGCATGGTAGAGATAGATCAGAACTGCTGACATTGATTGAACAGGAAAAGAAAGTTGGTTTCTTTACTGACCATAAGTTTCCTCCTGATGAGATTGCTCAGTATTTATTGGATAATGGCATTCAAGATCGGCAGGCCTTTGTAGGTGAATGCTTGACTTATGAAGATGAACGAATAATAGATGGGAGTTTAGAGGAAATTACTACCTATGATAACTTCGGTATGTCAGTAATGGTGATTTATGATGAGTAG
- the cbiD gene encoding cobalt-precorrin-5B (C(1))-methyltransferase CbiD yields the protein MFESYIERGGKKMRRGYTTGTAAAGAAMAAAKILYSDQAVDVVKVDTPAEIVVDLKISETKIKEDRVSCTVIKDGGDDPDITDGIEIVAEVSKIDSGVEIEGGSGVGKVTKPGLAVEVGEPAINPVPKEMIINSVQKVLPPETGAKVEIKVPEGKELADNTLNPRLGIEGGISILGTTGIVEPMSKEAYRESLVVAIDQALAEDNRQLVFIFGNYGKRMAERMGVPTNQWVKMSNFVGYMLDQAAQKGIEQIILLGHVGKLIKVGAGIFNTHSSVADARLEIVAAYTASLGGSQQLIQEILSANTAEDTIQILRKANLAEDVFRLLAKRVVARAEEKVDHKIEFGAVLFSMKQEIVGSCGVPLEKGAKGWKIKSIS from the coding sequence ATGTTTGAATCCTACATAGAACGTGGCGGTAAAAAAATGAGACGAGGATATACTACTGGAACTGCTGCTGCCGGAGCGGCTATGGCTGCTGCTAAGATTTTATATTCCGACCAGGCTGTAGATGTAGTTAAAGTAGATACTCCAGCAGAGATAGTAGTTGATCTGAAGATAAGTGAAACTAAAATAAAAGAAGATAGAGTTAGCTGTACTGTGATTAAAGACGGTGGTGATGATCCTGACATTACTGATGGAATAGAAATAGTAGCAGAAGTTAGTAAAATAGATAGCGGAGTTGAGATTGAAGGTGGTAGTGGAGTGGGTAAAGTCACTAAACCAGGTTTGGCTGTGGAAGTAGGAGAGCCGGCTATCAATCCTGTGCCAAAGGAGATGATTATTAATTCAGTTCAGAAGGTCTTGCCGCCAGAAACCGGAGCCAAAGTTGAAATTAAAGTACCGGAAGGAAAAGAATTAGCCGATAATACACTTAATCCCCGTTTGGGAATAGAAGGCGGGATTTCAATTTTAGGAACTACTGGTATTGTTGAGCCGATGTCAAAGGAAGCTTATCGTGAATCATTGGTAGTTGCTATTGATCAAGCTCTAGCTGAAGATAATCGTCAGTTAGTCTTTATTTTTGGCAATTATGGTAAAAGAATGGCTGAAAGAATGGGAGTGCCTACTAACCAGTGGGTTAAGATGAGTAACTTTGTCGGTTATATGTTAGACCAAGCAGCTCAAAAAGGAATTGAGCAAATTATTCTTTTGGGACATGTTGGTAAATTAATTAAAGTAGGTGCTGGTATCTTTAATACGCACAGCAGTGTAGCTGATGCTAGACTGGAGATAGTGGCAGCTTATACTGCTAGTTTAGGCGGTAGCCAACAGTTAATTCAGGAGATTCTATCCGCCAATACTGCCGAAGATACGATTCAGATTCTGCGAAAAGCTAATTTAGCTGAAGATGTATTTAGACTATTGGCTAAACGGGTAGTTGCTAGAGCCGAAGAGAAAGTAGATCATAAGATTGAATTTGGAGCTGTTTTATTTTCAATGAAGCAGGAGATTGTAGGTAGCTGTGGAGTACCGTTAGAGAAAGGAGCTAAAGGATGGAAAATCAAATCTATATCCTAG
- a CDS encoding precorrin-8X methylmutase → MEIIHNPQAIEDKSMDIIEKEVADLECSHQEKKVIKRVIHATADFEFKDLVIISDGAVEAGLQALESGSNIVTDVNMLRAGINSRKLGSFGGELKCFIGNEEVAKEAQEQDITRSMMSMRKAVQNSNNKIFAIGNAPTALFELMKLIKAGEADPELIIGTPVGFVGAKESKAELEKMDLPFITVRGRKGGSSVAASITNALLYMK, encoded by the coding sequence TTGGAAATTATTCATAATCCACAGGCAATTGAAGATAAGAGTATGGATATTATTGAAAAAGAAGTTGCTGATTTAGAATGTAGTCATCAAGAAAAGAAAGTAATCAAACGGGTAATTCATGCTACAGCTGATTTTGAATTCAAAGATTTAGTAATTATTTCTGATGGTGCTGTTGAAGCAGGACTTCAAGCTCTAGAATCTGGTTCTAATATTGTAACAGATGTGAATATGCTGCGGGCTGGAATTAATAGCCGTAAGCTAGGCTCCTTTGGAGGGGAACTGAAATGTTTTATCGGTAATGAAGAGGTGGCTAAAGAAGCTCAAGAGCAGGATATTACTCGTTCGATGATGTCTATGCGAAAAGCAGTACAGAATTCTAATAATAAGATTTTTGCTATCGGAAATGCTCCAACTGCTCTGTTTGAGTTAATGAAACTGATAAAAGCAGGTGAAGCTGATCCAGAATTAATTATTGGAACTCCAGTAGGATTTGTTGGAGCCAAAGAGTCTAAAGCAGAATTAGAAAAAATGGATCTACCTTTTATTACAGTACGGGGACGCAAAGGAGGAAGTAGTGTAGCAGCTTCTATTACTAATGCTTTATTATATATGAAGTAA
- the malQ gene encoding 4-alpha-glucanotransferase, giving the protein MLFKRQSGILLHPTSLPGEYGIGSLGEEAYKFVDFLVASDQKIWQILPLGPTGYGNSPYQSFSAFAGNPLLISLERLRKDALLDEKDLNTDREFPLDYVDYNQVSDFKYSLFEKAFKNFKSNVSKSINDKFQRFCNENEKWLEDYALFKALKEHFNGKPWYKWNEDIKLRRPEAIKEYQERLKNRIDFHKFIQYIFFKQWNKLKAYANHNYIKIIGDIPIFVAYDSADVWANPELFTLDEDKKPINVAGVPPDYFSETGQLWGNPLYDWQKLKETNYKWWIDRFKTTLELVDIVRLDHFRGFAAYWAVPYGEKTAVNGKWKQGPGKDFFRKVKEELKGLPIIAEDLGVITDEVVELRDHFDLPGMGVLQFGFNSQEDNDHLPHNYRQNSVVYTGTHDNNTVLGWYNNADDEAKEYVKEYLKGSEENICWDFIQAAWASVSKLAIAPLQDILSLNSEARMNTPGTVKGNWKWRYREEMLDVNISEKLKRLTEIYHR; this is encoded by the coding sequence ATATTGTTTAAACGACAAAGTGGTATCTTATTACATCCAACTTCTCTTCCTGGAGAATACGGAATTGGTTCTTTAGGAGAAGAAGCTTATAAATTTGTAGACTTTCTTGTTGCTTCAGACCAAAAAATATGGCAAATACTTCCTCTAGGTCCTACTGGGTATGGCAATTCTCCATATCAATCTTTTTCTGCTTTTGCCGGTAATCCTCTTTTAATTAGTTTAGAGAGATTAAGAAAGGATGCGCTACTGGATGAAAAAGATTTAAATACAGATAGAGAATTTCCCTTAGATTATGTAGATTATAATCAAGTGAGTGACTTTAAGTATTCACTGTTCGAGAAAGCATTTAAAAACTTCAAAAGTAATGTCTCAAAATCAATTAATGATAAGTTTCAAAGATTTTGTAATGAAAATGAAAAATGGTTAGAAGATTATGCTCTTTTTAAGGCACTAAAAGAACATTTTAATGGTAAGCCATGGTATAAATGGAATGAAGATATAAAGTTGAGAAGACCAGAAGCTATAAAAGAGTATCAAGAAAGGTTAAAGAATAGAATCGATTTTCATAAATTTATCCAATATATTTTCTTTAAGCAGTGGAATAAATTAAAGGCATATGCTAATCATAATTATATCAAAATAATTGGGGATATTCCTATTTTTGTAGCTTATGATAGCGCTGATGTTTGGGCTAATCCTGAACTTTTTACTTTAGATGAAGATAAGAAGCCGATTAATGTAGCTGGAGTACCGCCTGACTATTTTAGCGAAACAGGGCAATTATGGGGAAATCCATTATATGATTGGCAGAAATTAAAAGAGACGAATTATAAGTGGTGGATAGATAGATTTAAGACAACATTAGAATTAGTTGACATTGTTCGTCTGGATCACTTTAGAGGTTTTGCTGCTTATTGGGCAGTACCTTATGGCGAAAAAACCGCTGTCAATGGCAAGTGGAAACAGGGACCAGGAAAGGACTTTTTTAGAAAAGTCAAAGAGGAGTTGAAAGGATTACCTATTATTGCAGAAGACTTAGGTGTAATTACTGATGAAGTTGTAGAATTGAGGGATCATTTTGATCTTCCAGGTATGGGAGTTTTACAATTTGGTTTTAACTCTCAAGAGGACAATGACCATCTTCCTCATAATTATAGACAGAATTCAGTAGTTTATACTGGAACTCATGATAATAATACTGTTTTAGGTTGGTATAATAATGCGGATGATGAAGCTAAGGAGTATGTCAAAGAATATCTGAAGGGTAGTGAAGAAAATATTTGTTGGGACTTTATCCAAGCAGCCTGGGCTTCCGTATCAAAACTTGCTATTGCTCCTTTGCAAGATATTCTTTCCTTAAACAGTGAAGCCAGAATGAATACTCCTGGTACTGTTAAGGGGAATTGGAAATGGAGATATAGAGAAGAAATGTTAGATGTTAATATAAGTGAAAAACTTAAGAGATTAACTGAAATATATCATAGATAG
- a CDS encoding alpha amylase N-terminal ig-like domain-containing protein yields MEDKFEVTFTYKPVISVDSVNLIGDFNNWDLDRTPMADENGDGTYEVTLRLEPGEYQYKFVINDDNWQKPSEADYYVDDGFGGKNGVIVVGDEPEVKAAVKGDGIIDLEILSHNNEEVKFANPLARKRISIRFRTRKNDVEKVILHYNDSRPQKVKLENFATYDYFDFYKAIIDLENPEFEYYFEINDGDKVIWYDQQGGKETNNKETSINLTPFQYDLSQVDIYKTPDWVKDAIFYQIFPDRFYNGCKENDPEKIEIYKDEDTLHDAVIPDWEKGLPPNPPVLTEETEFYDNKNEIHPKAGYYVFYGGDLQGIKQKIPYLKRLGINAIYLNPIFKGTANHRYNTAGYELVDDTLAIKGDLEASEEYVIELIKHLHRYGIKVIFDAVFNHTGYEHWAFQDIVENGEDSKYIDWYNIHSFPIVPLCKQDKENPPNYDCWWGFGHLPELNVKNPEVKDYIFQVTEKWMDPEGNGNLCAGIDGWRLDVPNEVKESVPDFWRDWRELVMEINPEAYIVGEVWDDASEYLQGDEFDAVMNYRFRDAALRFIGLNEIKADEFASELNKMYFQYPEQANYAMLNLIGSHDTSRYLTVVDGNKERMKLTVLFQMTYLGAPMIYYGDEIGMKGEDGPDCRRTMIWKDRGYTKPDYDLFNHYQRLIKIRKQEPALRRGNIRGVDINYDQVGSFKRSYEEEQILVLLNAGKKTVDLEIEVDVADGKYKELYQDKEVLVNDGKLHLELEGITGAIIKLS; encoded by the coding sequence GTGGAAGATAAATTTGAAGTTACTTTTACTTATAAACCAGTGATTTCGGTGGATAGTGTCAATTTAATTGGTGACTTCAATAATTGGGATCTAGATAGAACACCGATGGCTGATGAAAATGGAGACGGAACTTATGAGGTGACATTAAGATTAGAACCTGGAGAATATCAATATAAGTTTGTGATCAATGATGATAATTGGCAAAAGCCTTCGGAAGCTGATTATTATGTTGATGACGGATTTGGTGGGAAGAATGGTGTGATTGTAGTAGGGGATGAACCAGAGGTTAAAGCTGCGGTTAAGGGAGATGGCATAATTGATTTAGAGATTTTATCTCATAATAATGAAGAAGTTAAGTTTGCTAATCCATTAGCTAGAAAGAGAATTTCTATTCGTTTTAGAACAAGGAAAAATGATGTTGAGAAGGTGATTTTGCATTATAATGACAGCAGGCCACAGAAAGTGAAGCTTGAGAATTTTGCTACTTATGATTATTTTGATTTTTATAAAGCAATTATTGATTTAGAAAATCCTGAGTTTGAGTATTATTTTGAAATTAATGATGGGGATAAAGTTATTTGGTATGATCAACAAGGGGGAAAGGAAACTAATAATAAAGAAACTTCCATCAATTTAACTCCTTTTCAGTATGATTTATCACAGGTAGATATCTATAAAACTCCGGATTGGGTTAAGGATGCTATTTTTTATCAAATCTTTCCTGATCGATTTTATAATGGGTGCAAAGAAAATGATCCAGAAAAGATTGAAATATATAAGGATGAAGATACTCTGCATGATGCCGTAATTCCTGACTGGGAAAAAGGATTACCGCCTAACCCTCCCGTACTAACTGAAGAGACAGAATTTTATGATAATAAGAACGAAATACATCCTAAGGCAGGATATTATGTCTTTTACGGTGGAGACTTGCAGGGGATTAAACAGAAGATTCCTTACCTTAAACGATTAGGAATTAATGCTATTTATCTTAATCCTATATTTAAAGGGACTGCTAATCATAGATATAATACGGCAGGATATGAATTAGTTGATGATACGCTAGCTATTAAAGGAGATCTTGAAGCTTCAGAAGAGTATGTAATTGAATTAATTAAGCATCTACATCGTTATGGCATTAAAGTTATCTTTGATGCTGTCTTTAATCATACTGGTTATGAACATTGGGCTTTTCAGGATATTGTAGAAAATGGAGAAGACTCTAAATATATAGATTGGTATAATATCCATAGTTTTCCGATAGTACCGCTTTGTAAACAAGATAAAGAGAATCCGCCTAATTATGATTGCTGGTGGGGATTTGGCCACTTGCCAGAATTAAATGTTAAGAATCCCGAAGTTAAAGATTATATTTTTCAAGTTACAGAGAAATGGATGGACCCTGAAGGTAATGGGAATCTGTGTGCTGGGATTGACGGCTGGAGATTGGATGTTCCTAATGAGGTAAAAGAATCAGTGCCTGATTTTTGGCGGGATTGGCGTGAACTCGTAATGGAGATTAACCCAGAAGCCTATATTGTAGGAGAAGTTTGGGATGACGCTTCTGAATATTTACAGGGAGATGAGTTTGATGCTGTAATGAATTATCGTTTTCGTGATGCAGCACTTAGATTTATTGGTTTGAATGAAATAAAAGCTGATGAATTTGCATCAGAATTGAATAAAATGTATTTTCAATATCCAGAACAAGCTAACTATGCTATGTTAAATTTAATCGGCAGCCATGATACTAGTCGTTATTTAACTGTAGTTGATGGTAATAAAGAAAGAATGAAGTTGACTGTCCTTTTCCAGATGACTTATCTGGGAGCACCGATGATTTATTATGGTGATGAAATCGGTATGAAAGGTGAAGATGGACCGGATTGCAGAAGAACTATGATTTGGAAGGATAGAGGATATACTAAACCAGACTATGATTTATTTAATCATTATCAACGGTTAATTAAAATTAGAAAACAAGAACCAGCATTGCGACGAGGTAATATTCGTGGAGTGGATATTAATTATGATCAGGTTGGTAGTTTCAAAAGGAGTTATGAAGAAGAACAGATATTGGTATTATTGAATGCAGGTAAAAAGACAGTTGATTTAGAAATAGAAGTTGATGTAGCTGATGGTAAGTATAAAGAATTATATCAGGATAAAGAGGTTTTAGTTAATGATGGAAAACTACATCTTGAACTCGAAGGAATAACAGGAGCGATAATTAAATTAAGCTAG
- a CDS encoding diguanylate cyclase yields the protein MERLLKKKRFLVILFIFFILLSFSYSIKAQDLYISELMPINRSVVSDNDGDYDDWLEIHNKGDKAVDLTGYYLSDNPSNIKKWQFPKNNNNKTLIKPGEYLIIWADDETDEGPLHTSFKLSGNGEALILTNPEGNKIIDEFTFPIQKENVSWGRKKGDISKWSYFVIPTPGKVNDTIGIASFKIIELINYILNNIMVGLLFFGFILALIISSILLYIYQKKLNFSKLQLEIQNEKQNLLLNNVQTQIWYLKDPETYGTVNLAHLSFLGKTREEVENRSIYDFINNEEAETWVKKNKVPFIKKSEIKTKEWIRDKNDEKRLLSITKTPKINEDNKVEYVICSAEDITERRRNKQKLKAAKERLELAVEGANLSVWDWNMKTSKIEFNNKWTEMLGYEPEEINISVNGWKELIHEDDKKGVLKKLDKHLNSCTPYYQAEYRVKTKNGNYKWIKDTGKVFKRNKKGNPIRAVGVQQDIDNRKRREEKIRYLSFHDELTGIYNRRYFEKEIKRLNNSVKLPISIIIGDMDKLKLINDNYGHNVGDKFLKKISEIFDEATRNEDVAARIGGDEFAVLLPETDSDIAQKICNRIQDKIKEYNKKEELPETLEISLGSAVKEEKSQDLYEIFNKADQEMYKDK from the coding sequence ATGGAAAGATTATTAAAAAAGAAGCGTTTTTTGGTGATCTTATTTATTTTTTTTATATTATTATCTTTTAGTTATTCTATAAAAGCTCAAGACCTTTATATTAGTGAATTAATGCCAATAAATCGTTCAGTTGTAAGTGATAATGATGGAGACTATGATGATTGGCTGGAGATTCATAATAAAGGAGACAAAGCGGTTGATTTGACAGGATATTATTTATCTGATAATCCTAGTAATATTAAAAAATGGCAATTTCCGAAGAACAATAATAATAAAACACTTATTAAACCAGGAGAATATTTGATTATCTGGGCAGATGATGAGACTGATGAAGGCCCTTTGCATACTAGTTTTAAGTTATCTGGTAATGGGGAAGCTTTAATATTAACTAATCCTGAAGGGAATAAAATAATCGATGAATTTACTTTTCCTATTCAAAAAGAAAATGTATCTTGGGGAAGAAAGAAAGGAGATATATCAAAATGGAGTTACTTTGTTATTCCGACTCCAGGTAAAGTTAATGACACGATTGGTATAGCGAGTTTTAAGATAATTGAGTTGATTAATTATATTTTAAATAATATTATGGTTGGTTTATTATTTTTTGGATTTATTCTTGCTTTAATAATTAGTAGTATATTATTATATATATATCAGAAAAAGCTAAATTTTAGTAAATTACAATTAGAAATTCAGAATGAAAAACAGAACTTATTGTTAAATAATGTTCAAACTCAGATTTGGTATCTTAAAGATCCAGAAACATATGGTACTGTTAACTTAGCTCATCTTAGCTTTTTAGGAAAAACTAGAGAGGAAGTTGAAAATAGAAGTATTTATGATTTTATTAACAATGAAGAAGCTGAAACTTGGGTTAAGAAGAATAAAGTTCCTTTTATAAAAAAGAGTGAAATTAAAACAAAAGAGTGGATTAGAGATAAAAATGATGAGAAGAGATTACTTTCTATTACTAAAACTCCTAAGATAAATGAAGATAATAAAGTGGAATATGTAATCTGTTCAGCAGAAGATATTACCGAAAGAAGAAGAAACAAACAGAAATTAAAAGCAGCTAAAGAGAGATTAGAATTAGCAGTCGAGGGAGCAAATCTAAGTGTATGGGATTGGAATATGAAAACTTCTAAGATTGAATTTAATAATAAATGGACAGAAATGTTAGGATATGAGCCTGAAGAGATAAATATTTCAGTTAATGGTTGGAAAGAATTAATTCATGAAGATGATAAAAAGGGAGTATTAAAAAAATTAGATAAACATTTAAATAGTTGTACTCCATATTATCAAGCCGAATATAGAGTTAAAACTAAGAACGGTAATTACAAATGGATAAAAGATACTGGTAAAGTCTTCAAAAGAAATAAAAAAGGAAATCCAATACGGGCTGTAGGTGTTCAGCAGGATATTGATAATAGAAAAAGAAGAGAAGAAAAAATCAGGTATTTATCTTTTCATGATGAGTTAACTGGGATTTATAATAGAAGGTATTTTGAAAAAGAAATTAAAAGGTTAAATAATTCAGTAAAATTACCTATAAGCATAATTATTGGTGATATGGATAAGTTAAAGCTTATTAATGATAATTATGGTCATAATGTTGGCGATAAATTTTTAAAGAAAATTAGTGAAATCTTTGATGAAGCTACAAGAAATGAAGATGTTGCAGCTCGTATAGGTGGAGATGAATTTGCTGTACTACTTCCGGAAACAGATTCTGATATAGCTCAAAAAATATGTAACCGTATTCAAGATAAAATTAAAGAATATAATAAGAAAGAAGAATTACCTGAAACGTTGGAAATATCTTTAGGTAGTGCTGTTAAGGAAGAGAAAAGTCAGGATTTATATGAAATTTTTAATAAAGCAGATCAAGAAATGTATAAAGATAAGTAA
- a CDS encoding ferritin-like domain-containing protein encodes MDIQFNSLEVLKMAMNIEEQGKKFYQKCVEVNTEPKVKEIFAQLRDDEKEHYQYFKDLLAQFDEADKSTTRDYLYNQQVNGYLKSLVDTKVFPSTEEATNDIAHNLEEAVEMGIDAEKNSLLLYQELIEVEEDDDTIEALKKLILEEKRHLVQLRNIKNNY; translated from the coding sequence ATGGATATACAATTTAATTCACTAGAAGTTTTAAAAATGGCTATGAATATTGAAGAACAAGGTAAAAAGTTTTATCAGAAATGTGTAGAGGTTAATACTGAACCAAAAGTAAAAGAAATTTTTGCTCAGCTTCGTGATGATGAAAAAGAACATTATCAATATTTTAAAGATTTATTAGCTCAATTTGATGAAGCAGATAAGTCTACAACTAGAGATTATTTATATAATCAACAAGTTAATGGTTATCTTAAATCTCTAGTCGATACTAAAGTTTTTCCTAGTACCGAAGAGGCTACAAATGATATTGCCCATAACTTAGAAGAAGCTGTTGAAATGGGAATTGATGCTGAAAAAAATTCATTGTTACTTTATCAAGAGCTAATTGAAGTTGAAGAAGATGATGATACAATAGAAGCATTAAAAAAATTAATTTTAGAAGAAAAACGTCATTTGGTTCAATTAAGAAATATTAAAAATAATTACTAA
- the rd gene encoding rubredoxin, producing MDLDVMKNISYGLYVISSKSDDEINGLMANAVVQTSADPPTISVCLNKDSYTNQLVKESKVLSISILEKETPLKLIGNFGFNSGRDINKFEDVDYKLGQTGAPVLLEHSLGYVEAEVINIVEVETHTLFICNIVNTENFNKQEPMTYAYYHQVKNGKTPKSAPSYVEESTANSKESGKYECEVCGYIYNPDNGDPDNDVKPGTDFEDLPEDWQCPICGVGKEQFEAVE from the coding sequence ATGGATTTAGATGTTATGAAAAATATTAGTTATGGGTTGTATGTTATTAGTTCTAAAAGTGACGATGAGATTAATGGTTTAATGGCTAATGCTGTAGTACAGACTAGTGCTGATCCTCCTACCATTTCTGTTTGTTTGAATAAAGATAGTTATACTAATCAGCTAGTGAAAGAAAGTAAAGTGTTAAGTATCTCCATTTTAGAAAAAGAAACTCCTTTAAAGTTAATAGGTAACTTTGGTTTCAATAGTGGTAGAGATATCAATAAGTTCGAAGATGTTGATTATAAATTAGGTCAAACAGGAGCGCCTGTTTTATTAGAACATAGTTTGGGTTATGTAGAAGCGGAAGTAATAAACATTGTAGAAGTCGAAACTCATACCCTCTTTATCTGTAATATAGTTAATACTGAAAACTTTAATAAACAAGAACCGATGACTTATGCTTATTATCATCAAGTTAAGAATGGGAAAACTCCTAAGTCAGCTCCAAGTTATGTTGAGGAAAGCACAGCAAATAGTAAAGAAAGCGGTAAATATGAATGTGAAGTCTGTGGATATATCTATAATCCAGACAATGGAGATCCAGATAATGATGTTAAACCAGGAACTGATTTTGAAGATTTACCAGAAGATTGGCAATGTCCTATTTGTGGTGTAGGCAAAGAGCAGTTTGAAGCAGTAGAATAA
- a CDS encoding 2'-5' RNA ligase family protein: MELDELEEVFVVLTLPKKSLKPLLKFRRKIAKKYNLYPDGNYPELHITLNRIKDDSVDTGIEIVNNLANLTEEVRISIENFKCFNVKDDFLVLEVNKTESLVKLADKLNEKLTKKGISTIDNYDEWQFHITLISNLFAKNPIPKSNLNNLCVALDGFPQSIYTQTKAIEIWKPTLDPDEKVITSIKL, translated from the coding sequence ATGGAATTAGATGAATTGGAAGAAGTATTTGTAGTCTTGACTTTGCCTAAAAAGAGCTTAAAACCTTTATTGAAATTTCGGCGAAAAATAGCTAAAAAATATAATTTATATCCTGATGGTAATTATCCAGAATTGCATATAACTTTAAATAGAATTAAGGATGACTCAGTTGATACTGGAATAGAAATTGTGAATAATTTAGCAAACTTAACAGAAGAAGTTAGGATATCGATTGAAAACTTCAAATGTTTTAATGTGAAAGATGATTTTTTAGTATTAGAAGTTAATAAAACAGAGTCTTTAGTAAAATTAGCTGATAAATTAAATGAAAAATTAACCAAGAAGGGTATTTCCACAATCGATAATTATGATGAATGGCAGTTTCATATTACGTTAATAAGTAATTTATTTGCTAAGAATCCTATTCCTAAATCAAATTTAAATAATCTCTGTGTTGCTTTAGATGGTTTTCCTCAATCTATTTACACTCAGACGAAGGCGATAGAAATTTGGAAGCCTACTTTAGATCCTGATGAAAAAGTTATTACTTCTATTAAGCTTTAA